A stretch of Anas acuta chromosome 3, bAnaAcu1.1, whole genome shotgun sequence DNA encodes these proteins:
- the STUM gene encoding protein stum homolog isoform X3, whose product MEPSPKDGESAAAAEPSRGAGSSSGVVVQVREKKGPLRAAIPYMPFPVAVICLFLNTFVPGLGTLVSAFTVLCGARTDLPDRHMCCVFWLNIAAALIQILTAIVMVGWIMSIFWGMDMVILARSSRSHLC is encoded by the exons ATGGAGCCCTCGCCCAAAGACGGCGAGAGCGCGGCGGCCGCGGAGCCCAGCCGGGGCGCCGGCTCCTCCAGCGGGGTGGTGGTGCAGGTCCGGGAGAAGAAGGGCCCCCTGCGCGCCGCCATCCCCTACATGCCGTTCCCCGTGGCTGTCATCTGCCTCTTCCTCAACACCTTCGTGCCGGGGCTGG GGACACTTGTATCAGCTTTCACGGTGCTGTGTGGAGCCCGGACCGACCTCCCTGACAGGCACATGTGCTGCGTCTTCTGGCTGAACATTGCCGCTGCACTGATTCAGATCCTGACAGCAATCGTGATGGTTGGCTGGATTATGAGTATATTTTGGGGGATGGACATGGTCATTCTTGCAA GGTCTTCACGTAGTCATCTCTGCTGA
- the STUM gene encoding protein stum homolog isoform X2, translating to MEPSPKDGESAAAAEPSRGAGSSSGVVVQVREKKGPLRAAIPYMPFPVAVICLFLNTFVPGLGTLVSAFTVLCGARTDLPDRHMCCVFWLNIAAALIQILTAIVMVGWIMSIFWGMDMVILASYKEQGIPQQL from the exons ATGGAGCCCTCGCCCAAAGACGGCGAGAGCGCGGCGGCCGCGGAGCCCAGCCGGGGCGCCGGCTCCTCCAGCGGGGTGGTGGTGCAGGTCCGGGAGAAGAAGGGCCCCCTGCGCGCCGCCATCCCCTACATGCCGTTCCCCGTGGCTGTCATCTGCCTCTTCCTCAACACCTTCGTGCCGGGGCTGG GGACACTTGTATCAGCTTTCACGGTGCTGTGTGGAGCCCGGACCGACCTCCCTGACAGGCACATGTGCTGCGTCTTCTGGCTGAACATTGCCGCTGCACTGATTCAGATCCTGACAGCAATCGTGATGGTTGGCTGGATTATGAGTATATTTTGGGGGATGGACATGGTCATTCTTGCAA GCTACAAGGAGCAGGGGATCCCACAGCAGCTGTAG
- the STUM gene encoding protein stum homolog isoform X1, whose protein sequence is MEPSPKDGESAAAAEPSRGAGSSSGVVVQVREKKGPLRAAIPYMPFPVAVICLFLNTFVPGLGTLVSAFTVLCGARTDLPDRHMCCVFWLNIAAALIQILTAIVMVGWIMSIFWGMDMVILATERRCRAAAGDLH, encoded by the exons ATGGAGCCCTCGCCCAAAGACGGCGAGAGCGCGGCGGCCGCGGAGCCCAGCCGGGGCGCCGGCTCCTCCAGCGGGGTGGTGGTGCAGGTCCGGGAGAAGAAGGGCCCCCTGCGCGCCGCCATCCCCTACATGCCGTTCCCCGTGGCTGTCATCTGCCTCTTCCTCAACACCTTCGTGCCGGGGCTGG GGACACTTGTATCAGCTTTCACGGTGCTGTGTGGAGCCCGGACCGACCTCCCTGACAGGCACATGTGCTGCGTCTTCTGGCTGAACATTGCCGCTGCACTGATTCAGATCCTGACAGCAATCGTGATGGTTGGCTGGATTATGAGTATATTTTGGGGGATGGACATGGTCATTCTTGCAA CGGAGCGGAGGTGCAGAGCGGCAGCAGGAGACTTGCACTGA